GCTTTCGTTTGTTACACTGGGTGTACACCTTTACGGAAATGAGAGATTGTAATGAGTAAAAAGGAAGATCGAAATAACAGTAATGTTATTCCCTTTCCCAATTTAAAAGAGCGTCTAATCCAATTGGGGGCGGAAGCTCTCCAAAATGATGAGCCTGAGGAAGCAATTGATTATCTGGAGCAGGCGTTACGTTATGACGCTGAGGATGAAAGAATTCTCTGGGCCCTTATTGCATCTTATATGGAAATAAAAGAATGGAATAAGGCGAAAGGATTATGCCAGGAAATGCTCCATAAAGGGATTGGCTCTTACTATATGGTCTTCGAGACGTACATAAAAACGCTAATTGAGCTTCGTCAGTTTGAAGAAGCCAGTCGGCATATTGCGGTTTTGCTTGAAGAACAAGGAAATGAACTCAGTCCTAACGTCCAGGATCGGTTAGAGAAGCTTCTTTCTTTTATTGAAAAAAGGAAGAACCGGCCAGAACCTTCTCATGAATCTTTAGGCATAAAGATGGACGATGCCTATTGGTTTGAACATTTACAGCTGTTTCAACAGGATATTCGTCCGTTTATTAAAGAAATCGATATGATGTTAAATGAACCCGACCGTCATCCATTCATAAAATCTGTCATTCTTCATGCACTAATTGAACAAAAATATGAAAACCCGATTTCAGTAACAAAGTTTGATAAGAGAAAAACGTTCGTTCCTAAGGATGAGGAAGGATTTAATGGCCAGTTATTCTATCAGAATTTAATTACCCTTTTAAAAGAGCAATTAGAACAGGAAAATCCATCGCTTCTGGCAAATTTAAAACAATTAATCGACCGTCATTTCTTTATTCTCTTTCCCTTTCAAATGGAACCAAGCGGAGAAGAAGAGGCATGGGCCTGCGCTTACCATTTAAAGG
This genomic window from Bacillus oleivorans contains:
- a CDS encoding tetratricopeptide repeat protein — translated: MSKKEDRNNSNVIPFPNLKERLIQLGAEALQNDEPEEAIDYLEQALRYDAEDERILWALIASYMEIKEWNKAKGLCQEMLHKGIGSYYMVFETYIKTLIELRQFEEASRHIAVLLEEQGNELSPNVQDRLEKLLSFIEKRKNRPEPSHESLGIKMDDAYWFEHLQLFQQDIRPFIKEIDMMLNEPDRHPFIKSVILHALIEQKYENPISVTKFDKRKTFVPKDEEGFNGQLFYQNLITLLKEQLEQENPSLLANLKQLIDRHFFILFPFQMEPSGEEEAWACAYHLKGMELYGFEVNKDLILATYETSLESVETSMNQILLLESIPFPEL